A stretch of Rhizobium sp. TH2 DNA encodes these proteins:
- a CDS encoding isocitrate/isopropylmalate dehydrogenase family protein: protein MSHHLVIGILNGDDIGHEIVPAAVEVTRAAAAKTGLRIDWRPMPIGRTALDTHGSTFPEGTMETLARMDGFILGPIGHQAYPKVPGAINPHPIMRKGFNLYANVRPTKSFPGLGAIYDDIDLVIVRENNEGFQPDRNVVAGSGEFRPTEDVTISVRVITRAGSSRVARAAFEIAQQRKKRLTLVHKNTVFKLGCGMFVEECHRVAKEFPDVTVDEVIVDTMAMRLIRDPQSFDVIVTTNMFGDILTDEAAGLVGGLGMAPGLCIGEGNLAMAQATHGSAPDIAGKGIANPFAMIESARMMIEWLGHNRKIPEAVRAAKMMQDAIATALANPATRTQDIKGTAGTAEMTAGIIRAIG, encoded by the coding sequence ATGTCACATCATCTCGTGATCGGCATATTGAACGGTGACGATATCGGCCACGAGATCGTGCCCGCTGCCGTCGAGGTCACCCGTGCCGCAGCCGCCAAGACGGGGCTCAGAATCGACTGGCGGCCGATGCCGATCGGCCGCACCGCGCTCGACACGCATGGATCGACCTTTCCCGAGGGCACGATGGAGACGCTGGCCAGGATGGATGGCTTCATCCTCGGGCCGATCGGCCATCAGGCCTATCCGAAAGTGCCGGGTGCCATCAATCCGCACCCGATCATGCGCAAGGGCTTCAACCTGTATGCCAATGTGCGGCCGACGAAGTCCTTCCCCGGCCTCGGCGCGATCTATGACGATATCGACCTGGTCATCGTGCGCGAAAACAACGAAGGCTTCCAGCCCGACCGCAATGTCGTCGCCGGCTCCGGCGAGTTCCGCCCCACGGAGGATGTGACGATTTCGGTGCGGGTGATCACGCGGGCCGGGTCGTCACGGGTGGCGCGCGCCGCCTTCGAGATCGCCCAGCAGCGCAAGAAGCGACTGACGCTGGTGCACAAGAACACGGTGTTCAAACTCGGTTGCGGCATGTTCGTCGAGGAATGCCACCGGGTCGCCAAGGAGTTCCCGGATGTCACCGTCGACGAAGTGATCGTCGATACGATGGCGATGCGCCTGATCCGCGATCCGCAGAGCTTCGACGTCATTGTTACCACCAACATGTTCGGCGATATCCTCACCGACGAGGCCGCCGGCCTGGTCGGCGGGCTCGGCATGGCGCCGGGGCTTTGCATAGGCGAGGGTAATCTGGCGATGGCGCAGGCGACCCATGGCTCGGCGCCCGATATTGCCGGCAAAGGCATCGCCAATCCCTTCGCGATGATCGAGTCGGCGCGGATGATGATTGAGTGGCTGGGCCATAACAGGAAGATTCCAGAGGCGGTGCGAGCGGCGAAGATGATGCAGGACGCGATTGCCACGGCGCTTGCCAACCCCGCGACGCGGACGCAGGACATCAAAGGCACGGCGGGTACGGCTGAGATGACGGCGGGGATTATCAGGGCGATCGGGTGA
- a CDS encoding AbrB family transcriptional regulator, which yields MLDRGEHGGGARLKALVDAVARIGLTLAIGIAGAFLARSLAIPLPYLLGPLLACGIAAMAGAPLRAVPYGREIGQVVVGLAIGLRFIPAVVLTVAKLLPFMALAIVLMIFVSMLAAIILRRLAGIDSRTAFFATAAAGVVEMAVVAHQKKADGDIVAVVHLIRVTAIVTTVPFLVTIFGADGGIQPVLVPLAGEIWPLLALFLASTAAAFWVRRLRLPNTWLLVPAIIAAVVAGLDLGPFSIPPLALTIAQIVIGCWLGCRFRRSLLGRLSQVTVSALVVTAFLLAAAAGLATLLSYATGLPFVTSLLALAPAGVTEMVLTATAMHLDSTIVTAFQITRIAVVMTTILFALRIFEALSRRLGASSD from the coding sequence ATGCTCGATCGAGGGGAACACGGCGGTGGCGCAAGGCTGAAAGCCTTGGTAGATGCCGTTGCCCGGATTGGGCTCACCCTCGCCATCGGTATCGCCGGCGCGTTCCTTGCGCGATCGCTGGCGATACCGCTTCCCTATCTGCTCGGTCCACTACTGGCTTGCGGTATCGCCGCGATGGCAGGCGCGCCGCTGCGTGCCGTGCCTTATGGTCGCGAAATCGGCCAGGTCGTGGTCGGCCTCGCGATTGGCCTGCGCTTCATCCCCGCCGTTGTCCTGACTGTCGCCAAGCTGCTGCCCTTCATGGCACTGGCGATCGTGCTGATGATCTTCGTGTCGATGCTCGCGGCGATCATCCTCAGGCGGCTGGCCGGCATCGACAGCCGGACCGCTTTCTTCGCGACCGCCGCGGCAGGCGTCGTGGAGATGGCCGTGGTCGCGCATCAGAAGAAAGCCGATGGCGATATCGTGGCGGTCGTTCATCTCATCCGGGTTACGGCAATCGTGACGACCGTGCCTTTCCTGGTCACGATCTTCGGCGCAGATGGGGGCATTCAACCGGTCTTGGTGCCACTCGCGGGTGAGATCTGGCCATTGCTGGCGCTATTCCTCGCCTCGACGGCTGCAGCCTTCTGGGTGCGCAGGCTGCGACTGCCCAACACTTGGCTTCTGGTTCCCGCCATCATCGCGGCCGTTGTCGCAGGGCTCGACCTCGGCCCGTTCTCCATTCCACCACTTGCGCTCACCATCGCGCAGATCGTGATCGGATGCTGGCTCGGCTGCCGCTTCAGGCGATCACTGCTTGGGCGCCTGTCGCAGGTGACGGTCTCGGCGCTGGTCGTCACCGCCTTCCTGCTCGCGGCGGCGGCGGGTCTTGCCACCTTGCTGTCCTACGCGACGGGGCTGCCTTTCGTGACCAGCCTTCTCGCACTCGCACCCGCGGGCGTCACCGAAATGGTGCTCACGGCCACGGCCATGCATCTCGATTCCACGATTGTCACCGCCTTCCAGATCACCCGCATCGCCGTGGTGATGACGACCATCCTATTCGCACTCCGCATTTTTGAAGCTCTCTCGCGCCGCCTTGGCGCTTCGTCTGATTGA
- a CDS encoding MmgE/PrpD family protein: protein MNQQTPVDVGLTKYVAEFVVDAKYENLSAEVIELGKKHILDGFGLALSGSVAKSGELARRHLDDLGLADGAATVIGAGRKVSPRFAAFVNGVGIHADDYDDTQLAVAKDRVYGLLTHPTAPALPAAFAIAELTKASGKDFMLAYHLGVEVECKIAEAINPRHYQTGFHATATCGTFAAASAAAKLMGLDVATTLRALSIAGSQSAGLRENFGTMTKPFHAGRSSESGVAAAQFASYGWTAAPTILEAPRGFFSAAGGGYDQSAIHGKLGAPWTFAEPGISIKPHPSGSLTHPGMTEMLRLIKANSIKAEDVVRVRVGTNSNMPNALIHHRPKDELQAKFSMEFCMAILLLEGRAGLNEFTDAAVERDDVKAMIERVDFVIDDEAEAAGYHLMTTLIDITLTDGRKISGRADFGKGSPAFPMSYDEVAGKFRENAEFAGMAAAKANEIIELVRVLDTLKTVDDLSSRLISIG, encoded by the coding sequence ATGAACCAACAAACCCCTGTCGATGTCGGGCTGACGAAGTACGTCGCGGAATTCGTGGTCGATGCGAAATACGAGAACTTGTCGGCCGAGGTCATCGAACTCGGCAAGAAGCACATCCTCGATGGCTTTGGCCTAGCTCTGTCCGGTTCGGTTGCCAAGAGCGGCGAACTGGCACGCCGCCACCTCGATGACCTGGGTCTGGCCGATGGTGCCGCCACGGTGATCGGCGCTGGCCGCAAGGTCTCCCCGCGCTTCGCCGCCTTCGTCAACGGCGTCGGCATTCACGCCGACGATTACGACGACACCCAGCTCGCCGTCGCCAAGGACCGGGTCTACGGCCTGCTGACGCATCCGACCGCGCCGGCGCTGCCGGCAGCTTTCGCGATCGCCGAGCTGACCAAGGCATCGGGCAAGGATTTCATGTTGGCCTATCATCTCGGCGTCGAAGTCGAGTGCAAGATCGCCGAGGCGATCAACCCGCGCCATTACCAGACCGGCTTTCATGCTACCGCGACCTGCGGCACATTCGCTGCTGCTTCGGCTGCGGCCAAGCTGATGGGCCTCGACGTGGCCACGACGCTCCGTGCGCTGTCGATCGCGGGCAGCCAGTCGGCCGGCCTGCGCGAGAATTTCGGCACGATGACCAAGCCCTTCCATGCCGGGCGCTCGTCGGAAAGCGGCGTCGCGGCTGCCCAGTTCGCATCCTACGGCTGGACGGCGGCGCCGACGATCCTCGAAGCCCCGCGCGGCTTCTTCTCGGCGGCCGGCGGCGGCTACGACCAGAGCGCCATCCATGGCAAGCTCGGGGCGCCCTGGACCTTCGCCGAGCCGGGCATTTCAATCAAGCCGCATCCGTCGGGCTCGCTCACCCATCCCGGCATGACCGAGATGCTGCGGCTGATCAAGGCGAACAGTATCAAGGCCGAGGATGTCGTCCGCGTACGCGTGGGCACCAATTCCAACATGCCGAACGCGCTGATCCATCATCGTCCCAAGGACGAGCTTCAGGCGAAATTCTCGATGGAATTCTGCATGGCGATCCTGCTGCTCGAGGGTCGCGCGGGTCTCAACGAGTTCACCGATGCGGCAGTCGAGCGCGACGACGTCAAGGCGATGATCGAGAGGGTCGATTTCGTCATCGACGACGAGGCGGAGGCCGCAGGCTACCACCTGATGACGACTCTGATCGACATCACGCTGACGGATGGCCGCAAGATCTCCGGCCGCGCCGATTTCGGCAAGGGCAGCCCGGCTTTCCCGATGAGCTATGACGAGGTCGCCGGCAAGTTCCGCGAGAATGCCGAATTCGCCGGCATGGCAGCCGCCAAGGCCAACGAGATCATCGAACTCGTGCGCGTCCTCGATACTCTCAAGACGGTCGATGACCTGTCGTCGCGACTGATCTCCATCGGCTGA
- a CDS encoding FCD domain-containing protein, with protein MSDLTNAPQNISAIDFLRTRSLANVVQAEIERMIIDGELKPNERVNENGLSQRLGVSRGPIREACSALAAMGLIEIIPNRGFFIRALTNDEAQDLSEARAGVFGCMAMMLAERITDAQIAILRALLQRMDEIVAIGDVHVYYPVNLEFHKQLTVMAGNKRLELIYQSFVRELHIQRYRALSSHDVLHISNEEHRAIVDALEARDPVKSLIAARTHILNGIERTRKAGQPTPAPRATNTPS; from the coding sequence ATGTCAGACCTAACAAACGCACCGCAAAATATCTCGGCGATTGATTTTCTTCGCACCCGCTCCCTTGCCAACGTGGTGCAGGCCGAGATCGAGCGGATGATCATCGACGGCGAACTGAAGCCGAACGAGCGGGTCAACGAGAACGGGCTTTCGCAGCGCCTGGGCGTCAGCCGCGGGCCGATCCGCGAAGCCTGCAGCGCGCTTGCGGCGATGGGATTGATCGAGATCATCCCCAATCGCGGCTTCTTCATCCGGGCGCTAACCAATGACGAGGCGCAGGATCTCTCCGAGGCCCGTGCCGGCGTGTTCGGATGCATGGCGATGATGCTGGCCGAGCGGATCACCGATGCGCAGATCGCCATTCTCCGCGCGCTGCTGCAGCGGATGGACGAAATCGTCGCGATCGGTGACGTCCATGTCTATTATCCGGTCAACCTCGAATTCCACAAACAGCTCACTGTCATGGCCGGCAACAAACGGCTGGAGTTGATCTACCAGAGCTTCGTGCGCGAACTGCATATCCAGCGCTATCGTGCCCTTTCCAGCCACGACGTTCTGCACATTTCAAACGAGGAGCATCGCGCCATCGTCGATGCACTCGAAGCGCGCGATCCGGTAAAAAGCCTGATCGCGGCGCGCACCCATATCCTCAACGGCATCGAGCGGACCCGCAAGGCGGGCCAGCCCACTCCTGCGCCGAGGGCCACCAATACTCCCTCATAA
- a CDS encoding iron ABC transporter permease, which translates to MTSNAQVQGRRRGIDLSWPTFALLTLVLSVLVLLPLFWLTYYSFRSDTDGSATVENFVALVADPTLVRAYALAIGMALAVGVLACIIATPMAWLVARTDLPGRKIVRILVTASFVTPPFLGAIAYEILAAPNSGIVNILYRKILGLDSSAYLVNIYTFSGLVFAIACFTFPYVFTLVANALDRVPSDLEDASAILGGGSMTTLRKVTIPLVLPAMLAGTLIAILQALTMFGSPAILALPAGFHVITTKIWSLFQFPPRLGLAAAAALPLLIITIMLLRAQKAILGRKGYTVLGGKSGTPRITKLGRWKWAAVAFVGGILSLTIIFPYLAIIKTAFTGTVGDPINWDTITLSHWNFVLFDFSATRLALWNTFLLGFLTATAVTAIALVVSYLVIRRSIPGARFLGVLATAPVAVPGIVLGVGLFLSYANPTFQLYGTIWILLIAFMTIELPAGYQQMSSAFSGVHPELEEAGRVMGASRLRTLWDITAPLLRTSVVAAWCFVFVGTIRELSATILLTTANTKLVSVIIYDLNESGDLGAICVLGIILLAVSFLVVFLANRLPVLGGSQMNSRG; encoded by the coding sequence ATGACCAGTAACGCTCAGGTACAGGGTCGGCGCCGCGGCATCGACCTTTCATGGCCGACTTTCGCTCTGCTGACCCTCGTCCTGAGCGTTTTGGTTCTCCTGCCACTCTTCTGGCTGACCTATTACAGTTTCCGCAGCGATACCGATGGCTCCGCCACGGTCGAAAACTTCGTCGCATTGGTGGCCGATCCGACCCTGGTTCGGGCCTATGCGCTGGCGATCGGCATGGCGCTCGCCGTCGGCGTGCTGGCCTGCATCATCGCGACGCCGATGGCCTGGCTTGTCGCCCGGACTGATCTGCCCGGGCGCAAGATCGTAAGAATCCTGGTGACGGCGTCCTTCGTCACGCCGCCATTCCTCGGCGCCATCGCCTATGAAATCCTGGCGGCGCCGAATAGCGGCATCGTCAACATTCTCTACCGCAAGATCCTTGGCCTCGATTCCTCGGCCTATCTGGTCAACATCTATACGTTCTCCGGTCTGGTCTTCGCGATTGCCTGTTTCACCTTTCCCTATGTGTTCACGCTTGTGGCCAATGCGCTCGACCGCGTGCCGTCCGATCTCGAGGACGCGTCCGCGATTCTCGGCGGCGGTTCCATGACGACGCTGCGCAAGGTGACCATTCCGCTGGTGCTGCCAGCCATGCTCGCCGGCACGCTGATCGCCATACTTCAGGCGCTGACCATGTTCGGCTCGCCGGCGATCCTCGCACTGCCCGCCGGCTTCCACGTCATCACCACCAAGATTTGGAGCCTGTTCCAGTTCCCGCCCCGGTTGGGACTTGCTGCGGCTGCGGCGCTTCCCCTGCTGATCATCACCATCATGCTGCTGCGCGCGCAGAAGGCCATATTGGGCCGGAAGGGCTATACCGTCCTGGGCGGCAAGAGCGGCACGCCGCGCATCACGAAGCTTGGGCGCTGGAAATGGGCTGCCGTGGCATTTGTCGGCGGCATTCTGAGCCTGACGATCATCTTTCCCTATCTCGCCATCATCAAGACGGCTTTCACCGGCACGGTCGGCGACCCGATCAACTGGGATACGATCACGCTTAGCCATTGGAACTTCGTGTTGTTCGATTTCTCGGCAACGCGGCTGGCGCTATGGAACACGTTCCTGCTCGGCTTCCTGACGGCGACGGCGGTCACCGCGATCGCTCTGGTCGTGTCCTATCTCGTCATCCGGCGGTCGATACCGGGCGCGCGCTTCCTCGGTGTGCTGGCCACGGCACCGGTGGCGGTGCCTGGCATCGTGCTCGGCGTCGGCCTGTTCCTCAGCTATGCCAACCCGACTTTCCAGCTCTATGGCACGATCTGGATCCTGCTGATCGCCTTCATGACGATTGAACTGCCTGCCGGTTACCAGCAGATGTCATCCGCGTTTTCGGGCGTGCATCCGGAACTGGAGGAGGCTGGTCGCGTCATGGGCGCCTCGCGGCTCAGGACGCTGTGGGACATCACGGCGCCGCTGCTCCGGACAAGCGTCGTCGCGGCCTGGTGCTTCGTTTTCGTCGGTACGATCCGCGAATTGTCGGCCACCATCCTGCTGACCACGGCCAATACCAAGCTGGTTTCGGTGATCATCTACGACCTCAACGAAAGCGGCGATCTGGGCGCGATCTGCGTGCTCGGCATCATCCTGCTCGCCGTGTCCTTCCTGGTCGTCTTCCTGGCCAACCGGCTGCCGGTGCTTGGCGGGTCGCAAATGAACTCGCGGGGTTGA